The following proteins come from a genomic window of Edaphobacter sp. 4G125:
- a CDS encoding TonB-dependent receptor codes for MKLTRLLFILFVLFSESFAQTSTGSITGFLTDKSESVLADAQVTLTDENTGRQRVTTTNNSGQFTLTQLPPSTYTLELSHSGFSSQKTKGIVLQVGQEINRNFTLNIESAQTVVTVDAGGAALETDSARIGGNVAAREIQELPINGRQISQLYLLVPGATNSGSGTFDNIRFSGRAVEQNIIRLDGIESTSIIDTSPGNLNGELTSLFRLQQSLEAIQEFRIDSSSYPAEMGTGTGGQISFITKSGSNNLHGSVFEYVRNDFFDARNTFNRRATGNSSAGNPKFRLNQFGGSIGGPILKDKLFGFAVYEGLRQTWAAPYTQATLSNYTRSQIPTTSPVYPLLAAFPADPFPLDPAFASRTVTTVGSNRINEDFGAIRLDYHINNRFGLYARYNIDQGTSSQIQDASLSQFGQVSVPQNGVLAWTQVWSPRIFNETKFGYNGIKMRVQGIAGPSPNADLSRARIAIAGLTNVGSLISLSSSFNGVGAPYTGQTLSYIDNLSVIKGNHNLKFGVEIRPISLYNNQLGGTTYTFNSINDFRNNTPSQIAFYGDLSDKSPFTGLSGNAQVKQAYYIGYAQDEWKIKRNLTLSYGLRYEYYSPLHEVRNKNVFFDMAAGTIYPKYTGDWFQSSKVNFGPRLALTWAPDSLNGNTVFRIGGGVFYGPGQTEDQIQPEANDRVTRTFTSGKVYPINPTNDVYANYDINSPTLGYQPRAYAPNYKVPERVTTYTASIEQRLPGQVQLMVGYVGSTGRNLFLRSITNLITGVNTNPTTGVGTAVRQFGGRFAEIDYKTSGGTDMYNALQTSLQRHFSRGLSLGTQYTWAKELGTSSGSNEATTAQNPYNFGMEYGRGTFDIRHSLNATVLYELPFGHGKAYSLSGPWNVLGGGWQVGGIVNFRSGLPIDVLITRPDLAYVGKPGTSIAGQTFANPVIVNGAVQTNAVVNVPGGGNSRNIRRPNVVPGVNPYLKNGFQYLNPAAFSTPAPGTFGNYRRNDLSGPNLAQLDMTLGKSFRATERASVEFRAEVYNILNHPNYANPGTVRLNQTLATAVGNGSQPGTPFTPSGAGSAFGVLSSTVGNQVGIGANRQIQLSLRASF; via the coding sequence ATGAAACTCACACGTTTGTTATTTATTTTGTTTGTCTTATTCTCCGAGAGTTTTGCACAAACCAGCACAGGAAGTATCACCGGTTTCCTTACCGATAAATCCGAATCCGTCCTCGCAGATGCGCAGGTTACGCTTACGGATGAAAATACTGGCCGGCAACGCGTCACCACCACCAACAACTCTGGGCAATTCACACTCACCCAACTTCCCCCATCCACCTATACCCTCGAGCTCTCTCACTCCGGCTTTTCTTCCCAGAAGACCAAGGGGATCGTCCTCCAGGTAGGACAGGAGATCAATCGTAATTTCACTCTCAATATTGAGAGTGCTCAGACCGTAGTTACGGTCGATGCTGGAGGAGCCGCCCTTGAAACTGATTCAGCAAGAATCGGTGGTAACGTTGCTGCCCGTGAGATTCAGGAGCTACCTATCAACGGTCGCCAAATCTCACAGCTTTATCTTCTCGTTCCAGGAGCCACAAACTCGGGTTCCGGCACCTTCGATAACATCCGCTTCTCCGGCCGCGCTGTTGAGCAGAACATCATTCGTCTCGACGGAATCGAATCGACCTCCATCATCGATACGTCCCCGGGCAATCTCAATGGTGAGTTGACCTCGCTCTTCCGCCTTCAGCAATCTCTTGAGGCTATTCAGGAGTTCCGCATCGACTCCTCCAGTTATCCGGCTGAGATGGGAACCGGCACCGGAGGCCAGATCAGCTTCATCACCAAGTCAGGAAGCAACAACCTGCACGGATCCGTCTTCGAATACGTCCGCAACGACTTCTTCGACGCTAGAAACACCTTCAATCGCAGAGCAACCGGAAACTCATCTGCGGGGAATCCCAAGTTCCGTCTGAATCAGTTCGGAGGTTCCATCGGAGGTCCCATCCTCAAGGACAAACTCTTCGGATTCGCAGTTTACGAAGGTCTACGCCAGACCTGGGCAGCCCCCTATACGCAGGCGACGCTGAGCAACTACACGCGATCGCAGATCCCCACCACCAGCCCTGTCTATCCGCTGTTGGCCGCCTTTCCCGCAGATCCATTTCCGCTGGATCCGGCATTCGCCTCGCGGACCGTCACGACTGTCGGTAGTAACCGTATCAACGAGGACTTCGGCGCAATCCGCCTCGACTATCACATCAACAATCGCTTCGGGCTCTACGCTCGCTACAACATCGACCAGGGTACTTCCTCACAGATTCAGGACGCTTCTCTGAGCCAATTCGGTCAGGTCTCTGTTCCGCAGAATGGCGTGCTGGCGTGGACACAGGTCTGGAGCCCACGCATCTTCAACGAAACCAAGTTCGGCTATAACGGCATCAAAATGCGGGTCCAGGGAATCGCCGGGCCCAGCCCCAACGCCGATCTAAGCCGCGCGCGTATCGCCATCGCGGGCCTCACTAACGTGGGATCGCTCATCAGTCTGTCCAGCTCGTTCAATGGCGTGGGAGCTCCTTATACCGGGCAGACTCTCTCCTACATCGATAACCTCTCCGTCATCAAGGGAAACCACAACCTCAAGTTCGGTGTTGAGATTCGCCCGATCTCGCTCTACAACAATCAGCTTGGTGGAACGACCTACACCTTCAACAGCATCAATGATTTCAGAAACAATACCCCCTCGCAGATCGCCTTTTACGGTGATCTGAGCGACAAGAGCCCCTTCACTGGACTCAGCGGGAACGCGCAGGTCAAACAGGCCTATTACATCGGCTACGCGCAGGACGAGTGGAAGATCAAGCGCAACCTTACCCTTAGCTACGGCCTGCGCTACGAGTACTACTCACCCCTGCACGAGGTTCGGAACAAGAACGTCTTCTTTGACATGGCTGCTGGAACCATCTATCCCAAGTACACCGGCGACTGGTTCCAGAGCTCGAAAGTCAACTTCGGCCCTCGTCTCGCCCTCACCTGGGCTCCTGATTCACTCAACGGCAATACGGTCTTCCGCATCGGCGGCGGCGTCTTCTACGGTCCCGGTCAGACGGAAGACCAGATCCAACCCGAAGCAAACGATCGCGTTACCCGTACCTTTACCTCCGGCAAGGTATACCCCATCAACCCGACAAACGATGTCTACGCCAACTACGACATCAACAGCCCCACCCTGGGCTATCAGCCTCGTGCTTATGCTCCGAACTACAAAGTTCCTGAGCGCGTCACCACCTACACCGCCTCCATCGAACAGCGCCTTCCCGGCCAGGTTCAGTTGATGGTCGGCTACGTCGGATCGACGGGACGGAACCTCTTCCTTCGCTCCATCACGAACCTGATCACTGGCGTGAATACCAACCCCACGACCGGTGTCGGTACTGCTGTACGACAGTTCGGCGGCCGCTTTGCCGAGATCGACTATAAGACCTCGGGCGGAACCGATATGTACAACGCTCTTCAAACCTCGCTGCAGCGGCACTTCTCCCGCGGACTCTCCCTCGGGACGCAGTACACCTGGGCGAAGGAGCTGGGAACTTCCAGCGGATCGAACGAAGCGACCACTGCCCAGAACCCTTACAACTTCGGTATGGAATATGGGCGCGGAACCTTCGATATCCGCCATAGCCTGAATGCAACCGTGCTTTACGAGTTGCCCTTCGGCCATGGCAAGGCCTACTCCCTCTCGGGACCGTGGAATGTGCTCGGCGGCGGTTGGCAGGTCGGAGGGATCGTTAACTTCCGTAGCGGTCTGCCTATCGATGTCCTCATCACCCGGCCGGACCTGGCCTACGTCGGCAAGCCTGGAACTTCCATCGCAGGCCAGACCTTTGCCAACCCGGTCATCGTCAACGGCGCGGTACAGACCAATGCAGTCGTCAATGTGCCCGGCGGCGGGAACAGCCGCAATATCCGTCGGCCCAACGTTGTACCTGGCGTCAATCCCTACCTCAAAAATGGTTTCCAATATCTCAATCCGGCGGCCTTCTCTACGCCGGCTCCGGGAACCTTCGGCAACTATCGACGCAACGATCTGTCCGGGCCGAATCTTGCTCAGCTCGATATGACACTTGGCAAGTCGTTTCGCGCAACGGAGCGGGCCTCTGTAGAGTTCCGCGCCGAGGTCTACAACATCCTTAACCACCCCAACTATGCCAATCCAGGAACGGTTCGCCTGAACCAGACCCTGGCAACAGCAGTTGGGAATGGATCGCAGCCTGGAACCCCGTTCACACCTTCAGGCGCTGGCTCGGCCTTCGGTGTGCTTTCTTCGACCGTGGGCAATCAGGTTGGCATTGGAGCCAACCGGCAGATCCAGCTCTCGCTGCGAGCCAGCTTCTAA
- a CDS encoding CAP domain-containing protein translates to MFFLPIADAATSSQRQPSPNVAEQYLLVAVNQERAARGLPQLQNDPLLAHAARLHALQMARYNSISHQFPGELDLAERGAQAGVRFSKISENVALGRDASALHEIWMHSPKHRANLLDPHVNVIGVAVVARDGQFYGVEDFGALVLATPYNSQESAVAQLLAQRGLSVGPANRTATLSEARQTCTMETGYAGQYKPWFVMRYTASRLDRLPEQLESRIQSGRYHRAVVGACSVDNGSFTAYNIAVLLYLK, encoded by the coding sequence GTGTTTTTTCTGCCGATAGCGGATGCAGCGACTTCCTCGCAGAGGCAGCCTTCACCCAACGTTGCGGAACAATATCTGCTGGTTGCGGTCAATCAGGAACGGGCTGCGCGAGGGCTGCCGCAGCTCCAGAATGATCCTCTCCTCGCACACGCGGCACGGTTGCATGCGTTGCAGATGGCCAGATATAACAGCATCTCCCATCAATTCCCCGGAGAACTGGATCTGGCCGAACGCGGTGCGCAAGCGGGAGTTCGTTTCTCGAAGATCTCGGAGAATGTCGCACTCGGACGGGATGCTTCCGCCTTACACGAGATATGGATGCACTCCCCAAAACACCGGGCGAATCTTCTGGATCCTCACGTGAATGTCATCGGCGTAGCTGTTGTAGCACGAGACGGCCAGTTCTATGGCGTGGAAGATTTCGGAGCGCTCGTCCTGGCAACTCCTTATAACTCGCAGGAGTCTGCTGTGGCGCAACTGCTTGCTCAGAGGGGATTGTCCGTCGGTCCCGCTAACAGGACTGCTACTCTGTCGGAGGCCAGGCAGACCTGCACGATGGAGACAGGTTATGCCGGTCAGTACAAGCCGTGGTTCGTCATGCGTTATACGGCGAGCCGCCTGGATCGCCTGCCGGAGCAGCTGGAGAGTCGTATCCAGTCAGGCCGTTATCATCGTGCGGTGGTGGGGGCGTGTTCTGTGGATAACGGATCGTTTACGGCATACAACATTGCGGTACTACTTTATCTGAAATAA
- a CDS encoding alginate lyase family protein yields the protein METTRRLFCSQAAALLLSTRLPAQTPATGTPTHPNVALIDHDRILAAADRFLSQPPSPLTTLPAPNSPGSSRDYYSEPDGFSAHRDALLSLAHIVPALASAYVLTKDERYARQAVAHLRAWFVSPETSMKPSLEYAQVVPPAKAGRPEGLVEAVHLAEVAQSIPFLASSEAFSQEDQLTTITWFTGYLDWLNTSRTAGLARDSRDHNGSSWLLQAAACARLNLKDDRPLTTLRHQFRSSTIRAQISFDGSFPRELTTPDPYRNSLFNLDMLAGCCELLSTRFENVWGYELQDGPGIRVAVARMFPFIGHRGSWPYKADSAFFNALPLRRPALLLAARAYSRPEYADLWKTLPADTSIPELDRTFPIRQPLLWSTRSRS from the coding sequence ATGGAAACTACTCGCAGACTTTTTTGCTCTCAGGCTGCCGCTCTTCTGTTATCAACTCGTCTGCCTGCCCAGACTCCTGCCACAGGAACCCCTACTCACCCTAACGTCGCGCTCATCGATCACGACCGCATCCTCGCAGCGGCTGATCGCTTTTTGTCACAACCACCCTCCCCCCTTACTACCTTGCCAGCCCCCAACTCTCCCGGATCCTCCCGCGACTACTACTCCGAGCCAGACGGTTTCTCCGCACATCGTGACGCTCTCCTCTCCCTCGCCCACATTGTGCCCGCTCTCGCCTCGGCTTACGTTCTAACCAAAGACGAGCGATATGCTCGCCAGGCAGTTGCACATCTCCGCGCCTGGTTTGTCTCTCCGGAAACCTCCATGAAGCCGAGTCTCGAGTATGCGCAGGTCGTTCCGCCCGCAAAGGCCGGGCGACCTGAAGGGTTAGTGGAAGCTGTGCACCTCGCCGAAGTCGCGCAATCCATCCCTTTTCTAGCGAGCTCCGAGGCCTTTTCGCAGGAAGATCAGCTAACCACCATAACCTGGTTTACCGGTTACCTCGACTGGCTCAATACTTCCCGCACCGCCGGACTCGCCCGCGACTCCCGGGACCACAATGGTTCCTCATGGCTCCTGCAGGCTGCCGCTTGTGCCCGACTCAATCTTAAAGACGACCGCCCTCTGACGACGCTTCGTCACCAATTCCGCAGCTCGACCATCCGGGCCCAGATCAGCTTCGATGGCTCTTTCCCACGCGAACTCACCACACCCGATCCCTACCGAAACAGTCTCTTCAACCTCGATATGCTTGCCGGCTGCTGCGAGCTGCTTTCTACGCGGTTCGAAAACGTCTGGGGCTACGAACTGCAAGATGGCCCTGGTATACGGGTCGCCGTAGCCCGCATGTTTCCTTTTATTGGCCATCGAGGGTCCTGGCCTTACAAAGCTGATTCCGCTTTTTTTAATGCGCTCCCTTTGCGACGCCCCGCTCTCCTTCTCGCTGCGCGCGCATACAGCCGCCCTGAATACGCCGACCTGTGGAAGACGCTGCCTGCGGATACATCCATCCCAGAACTTGATCGCACGTTCCCGATCCGACAGCCGCTCCTATGGAGTACACGGTCGCGGTCATAA
- a CDS encoding TonB-dependent receptor plug domain-containing protein produces the protein MMIPGKIARWCASICLLGMTFPGFAAERTVKVCVRDEKGGALVGAVVRSGAQQATSDPSGCVAIAVIGTQSMIEISHDGFSPIKQAAGGGTELDVVLRVATISSTVEVTAARMPLALDASASSVRNIDSGELKEIPGFALDDRLRQIAGFQLFRRTSSWVANPTSQGTSLRGLGSTAASRTLVLSDQVPLNDSFGGWIHWNEIPELAMRQVEVMRGGASDLYGSSAIGGVIDVIPVIPGEGRLQYGLNVMGAQEDTSTVSGLLAGSVRGWSGLGASTLFRTGGYVLTAPESRGAVDIPANVHSQNGRIEIRHGLGTDGTMFLRGNLLNEARSNGTPLTTNATRIWRYIAGADWNDSEAGRFLLRLHGMNQGYRQSFSSVPAGRNSEKLTRLQQVPSAQLGASGQWARAFGPVTAVAGADVLDTRGTDAETPVSNSVLQATVSTSARQRDAGAYGELLWQPRSWSVALSSRVDHFASFDAKQIGATPAPTLPEIAETLFSPRLGVVKQLRGGLSLTGSAFRAFRGPSLNELYRTSQVGQQVTLANPALRSERATGWEAGGLLNLHRVGSVRASYFWTQVNRPVAAVTISSTPTSSTLQRQNLGQLTSKGITLEAEMRPISFVVLKGGYQYADSTVTKFQADPTLVGKWTAQVPRNSGTLEARLEREKWGTFGVYLRTSGHQFDDSSNQYRLAGFAQVDLYAEHGFTRWLKLWTSVQNVGNERIEAGRTPLLTLGAPRIVSAGIRLQ, from the coding sequence ATGATGATCCCTGGGAAGATTGCGCGCTGGTGCGCATCGATATGTTTGTTGGGCATGACTTTTCCTGGTTTTGCAGCGGAGAGAACGGTCAAAGTTTGCGTGCGTGATGAGAAAGGCGGCGCACTTGTCGGTGCGGTGGTTCGGAGTGGAGCGCAGCAGGCAACTAGTGACCCCTCTGGGTGTGTGGCGATCGCTGTGATCGGCACGCAGAGCATGATCGAGATTTCGCATGATGGATTTTCCCCCATAAAACAGGCGGCGGGAGGCGGAACCGAGCTGGATGTTGTACTGCGTGTTGCCACGATCAGCAGCACGGTTGAGGTGACTGCAGCCCGTATGCCATTGGCGTTGGATGCGAGCGCGAGCAGCGTGCGGAACATCGATTCCGGCGAGCTGAAGGAAATTCCTGGATTCGCGCTGGATGACCGGCTTCGGCAGATTGCAGGATTTCAACTATTTCGCAGAACGAGTTCGTGGGTGGCGAACCCCACGAGCCAGGGAACATCGCTGCGCGGATTGGGGTCCACTGCGGCGAGCAGGACCCTGGTGCTGAGCGACCAGGTGCCGTTGAACGATTCTTTCGGTGGATGGATTCATTGGAACGAGATTCCTGAATTGGCAATGCGGCAGGTGGAGGTCATGCGTGGTGGAGCTTCAGACCTTTATGGATCAAGCGCAATCGGCGGAGTGATTGACGTAATCCCGGTGATTCCTGGGGAAGGTCGCCTCCAATACGGATTGAATGTGATGGGCGCGCAGGAAGACACCTCGACTGTAAGCGGATTGCTGGCAGGATCGGTGCGTGGATGGAGTGGGTTAGGTGCATCGACTTTGTTTCGTACCGGGGGCTATGTTCTGACAGCTCCGGAGAGCAGGGGGGCCGTTGATATTCCTGCTAATGTCCATTCTCAGAATGGCAGGATAGAGATACGACATGGATTGGGTACAGATGGCACGATGTTCTTGCGTGGAAATCTGTTGAATGAGGCTCGTAGTAATGGAACTCCGCTGACAACGAACGCGACACGAATCTGGCGATATATAGCAGGCGCGGATTGGAATGATTCGGAGGCAGGAAGATTCCTGTTACGGTTGCATGGAATGAACCAAGGATACCGGCAAAGTTTTTCATCTGTTCCGGCTGGACGCAATAGTGAGAAACTGACTCGATTGCAGCAGGTTCCTTCCGCTCAGTTAGGGGCATCGGGCCAGTGGGCGCGCGCATTTGGTCCTGTAACAGCTGTAGCGGGCGCCGATGTGCTGGATACACGAGGAACAGATGCGGAGACCCCTGTCTCGAATAGCGTTTTGCAGGCAACGGTGAGCACCAGCGCACGGCAACGTGATGCGGGAGCTTACGGAGAACTGCTGTGGCAACCGCGAAGTTGGTCGGTGGCGCTGTCATCGCGTGTGGATCACTTTGCAAGTTTTGATGCAAAGCAGATAGGCGCGACTCCTGCACCAACCTTGCCGGAGATTGCAGAGACACTTTTCAGCCCGCGGCTCGGGGTGGTGAAACAACTTCGTGGAGGACTATCGCTAACCGGTTCGGCGTTTCGTGCTTTTCGCGGGCCTTCGTTGAATGAGTTGTATCGCACAAGCCAAGTGGGACAGCAGGTAACGCTGGCGAATCCGGCATTGCGCTCGGAGAGAGCGACAGGATGGGAAGCAGGAGGTCTGTTGAATCTGCATCGAGTTGGCTCGGTGCGTGCCAGCTACTTCTGGACCCAGGTCAACCGACCTGTAGCTGCGGTGACGATCAGTTCGACACCAACGAGTTCGACCTTGCAGCGGCAGAACTTGGGGCAACTGACGAGCAAGGGTATTACGCTGGAGGCAGAGATGAGGCCGATATCGTTTGTCGTTCTTAAAGGCGGCTACCAGTACGCAGATTCGACAGTAACGAAGTTTCAGGCTGATCCAACTCTGGTGGGCAAGTGGACGGCGCAGGTCCCCCGCAACTCTGGCACTCTGGAAGCGAGGCTGGAGCGGGAGAAATGGGGAACATTTGGGGTGTATCTGCGAACGAGTGGACATCAATTTGATGATTCGTCGAATCAATACAGGCTGGCTGGATTTGCCCAGGTTGATCTATATGCAGAACACGGTTTTACTCGTTGGTTGAAGCTGTGGACTTCGGTACAGAATGTTGGCAATGAGAGGATCGAGGCGGGGAGAACTCCGCTGCTTACGCTTGGAGCGCCGAGAATTGTGTCCGCTGGAATCCGTTTGCAATGA
- a CDS encoding sensor histidine kinase, with protein MNRPFSMTRRLILTVLTLELLAAAALIGTVAIHERQLRLNAFDTALTGTAQTLFGAVQDADDISDNLLMDMRGIHLTKNSVFRVEDEKGNILGTAGIVPSFSEERASIDPTFHNAQIKGQGYRFVVLHGIRIIDPGTANGGTEYRVTVTYGMPTKHLWHEVLEATRFLAIATILLLSITAVVLAWMVRKSLSPVYELAHEAGRINLNSCRFDPPASAKEITELRPLANALEAALSRLQDSFQQQRRLTHDAAHELKTDLAIVKSSMQLLRMRKRSQEEYDHGLIQTLDDLTRLETTIQKMLTLARLEQPSSNTNDKPTSCIFWKSIEAAAQQVQPFAEIKEINISTELYTKAEVPVDSRDAILLCSNLLMNALQHSPEGSVIRVTLTSEGPWMKLFVQDEGEGIHSDDLPHIFEPFYRGDPSRSRKSGGSGLGLSICKAICDRAGGSIQILNRLPQGASVTVSLPALIQDEGPSFSASLTTHS; from the coding sequence ATGAATCGGCCCTTTTCCATGACGCGCCGCCTCATTCTGACGGTACTTACACTTGAACTGCTCGCCGCAGCTGCTCTTATCGGAACAGTTGCAATCCATGAACGCCAACTGCGACTGAATGCGTTCGATACTGCGCTGACAGGTACGGCTCAGACGCTATTTGGAGCTGTTCAGGATGCAGACGATATTTCAGACAATCTTCTTATGGATATGCGCGGAATCCATCTGACGAAAAACTCTGTATTTCGCGTTGAAGATGAAAAAGGAAACATCTTAGGCACCGCAGGCATCGTTCCCTCTTTTTCGGAAGAACGCGCGTCTATAGATCCCACCTTCCATAATGCTCAAATCAAGGGGCAAGGGTACAGATTTGTAGTCCTTCACGGGATACGCATCATTGATCCGGGAACAGCAAACGGGGGAACTGAATATAGAGTCACCGTAACCTATGGCATGCCCACAAAACATCTATGGCATGAGGTTCTCGAAGCAACCCGGTTTCTCGCAATCGCTACAATTCTCCTCCTAAGCATTACCGCCGTCGTTCTAGCCTGGATGGTCCGGAAGAGCCTCTCTCCGGTCTATGAACTTGCTCATGAAGCAGGCCGAATTAATTTGAATAGTTGCCGCTTTGATCCTCCTGCAAGCGCTAAAGAGATCACCGAATTGCGCCCTCTAGCGAATGCGCTCGAAGCTGCGCTCTCTCGTTTGCAAGATTCATTTCAGCAGCAGCGTCGTCTCACTCACGATGCCGCACATGAGCTGAAGACCGATCTCGCAATCGTAAAATCTTCGATGCAATTGTTGAGGATGCGAAAGCGTTCCCAAGAAGAATACGATCACGGCTTAATACAGACTCTCGATGACCTGACCCGTCTGGAGACAACTATCCAAAAGATGCTTACGCTGGCCCGTCTGGAACAACCATCTTCCAATACCAACGATAAGCCCACCTCTTGTATTTTCTGGAAGAGTATTGAAGCGGCGGCACAACAGGTTCAGCCCTTCGCTGAAATCAAGGAAATCAATATATCGACCGAGCTCTACACCAAAGCTGAGGTCCCTGTCGACAGCCGCGACGCTATCCTTTTGTGTTCTAACCTGCTGATGAACGCACTTCAACATAGTCCTGAAGGGAGCGTCATTCGCGTTACGCTTACATCAGAAGGGCCCTGGATGAAATTATTCGTTCAAGATGAAGGAGAGGGTATTCATTCGGATGACCTTCCTCATATTTTTGAACCTTTCTATCGAGGAGATCCGTCGCGCTCTCGCAAAAGCGGTGGATCAGGCCTGGGGCTTTCCATATGCAAAGCAATCTGTGATCGTGCAGGCGGCTCCATTCAGATCTTGAACCGCCTCCCCCAGGGAGCCTCCGTTACAGTATCTCTTCCTGCATTGATTCAGGATGAAGGACCTTCATTTTCTGCATCGCTCACAACCCATTCCTGA
- a CDS encoding EamA family transporter, producing MNWLTWSLLSAVFAAATALLAKLGVAHVESNLATAVRTTVVLVLAWAVAFKFDSHRQLQSLDMRSLGFLIASGLATGLSWLCYFRALALGPASKVAPIDKLSVLFVIVLAWPILGESLTTGKLIGGGLIALGAVILAVVK from the coding sequence ATGAACTGGTTGACTTGGTCCTTACTTTCCGCCGTCTTTGCGGCCGCGACGGCGCTTCTGGCAAAGCTGGGCGTCGCTCACGTCGAATCGAATTTAGCGACAGCCGTGCGAACCACGGTGGTGCTCGTTCTTGCCTGGGCGGTGGCGTTCAAGTTCGATTCCCACCGCCAGCTTCAATCTCTTGATATGCGGAGTCTGGGATTCCTGATCGCTTCTGGATTGGCAACTGGGCTTTCGTGGCTCTGTTACTTTCGTGCGTTGGCGCTAGGGCCAGCTTCAAAGGTCGCTCCAATCGATAAGCTGAGCGTCCTCTTCGTGATTGTGTTGGCATGGCCCATCCTAGGAGAATCTCTTACAACCGGAAAACTGATCGGCGGGGGCTTGATCGCTCTGGGAGCTGTGATTTTAGCGGTTGTTAAATAG
- a CDS encoding response regulator transcription factor, which produces MRVLLIEDEQRLAENIVAALRETGLAVDHAADGNTGSAFATQGVYDAIVLDLMLPGKSGQRVLQDMRQAKLHTPVLILTAQEGKESIVELLNAGADDYLSKPFDLGELLARIKALIRRSKGAATPVLAIADLKLNTIYQTVSRNGQSIDLSPTEYRILEYLLHRPRAVVSKQELLEHLYDFDWEHHSNIIEAHVSNLRKKLNVAGSEPLIETLRHRGYRLYQEGSVG; this is translated from the coding sequence ATGCGGGTACTCCTGATCGAAGACGAACAAAGGCTCGCGGAAAATATCGTCGCTGCCTTACGTGAGACGGGCCTTGCAGTAGATCATGCTGCAGATGGAAATACAGGTTCAGCTTTTGCCACGCAAGGCGTCTACGATGCGATCGTGTTGGATCTCATGCTTCCGGGCAAAAGCGGGCAACGGGTGCTTCAGGATATGAGACAGGCGAAGCTCCATACGCCCGTCCTTATCCTTACAGCTCAGGAAGGCAAAGAATCGATCGTCGAACTGCTCAATGCTGGAGCAGATGACTATCTAAGCAAGCCTTTTGACCTGGGAGAACTTCTGGCCCGGATCAAAGCGCTGATTCGACGATCGAAGGGTGCAGCGACGCCTGTGCTTGCCATCGCAGATCTAAAGCTCAATACGATATACCAAACCGTGAGCCGGAACGGCCAATCCATCGACCTTTCTCCTACTGAATACCGCATTCTGGAGTACCTTCTCCATCGCCCACGTGCTGTTGTATCGAAGCAGGAGCTGCTCGAACATCTCTATGACTTTGACTGGGAGCATCACTCTAACATCATTGAAGCACACGTCTCAAATCTCAGGAAAAAGCTGAATGTCGCAGGGAGCGAACCCTTGATTGAGACATTACGCCACCGCGGCTATCGTCTATATCAGGAGGGTTCTGTTGGATGA